A part of Chroococcidiopsis sp. TS-821 genomic DNA contains:
- a CDS encoding LLM class flavin-dependent oxidoreductase: MKFSLFYFSGDGSTTDNNKYRLLIEGAKFADRHDFAGIWIPERHFDAFGGLYPNPAVAGAAIAMVTKRIQIRSGSVVMPLQDPLRVAEEWSMVDNLSQGRVSLSFAPGWHPNDFVLYPEKYARKKEIMWRDIQVVQQLWQGNAIARTGGNGKYVNIHTFPKPIQSRLPIWITSLSDETFVEAGKIGANILTSPLYQSLDEILNKVSLYRRSLAQHGRDPQQGKVALMIHTFIGSDINVVKAKVKQPFKNYLKTHFDLVVKSAGDLRFSIDPETLTAQDLDDLLEFSFESYFNGKVLMGTPEYCRKMIDNLQHAGVDEIAALIDFGVDFDSVMESLQALQSIKHHYDSSSADYVAEGQRSRGAEEQRSRGAEEQRGRGAEGQRGRGAEEQRGRGAEENRELQITIDVSS; this comes from the coding sequence TCGCCACGATTTTGCTGGAATTTGGATTCCCGAACGCCATTTTGATGCCTTTGGCGGTTTGTATCCAAATCCGGCGGTAGCAGGCGCAGCGATCGCGATGGTGACGAAACGCATTCAAATTCGTTCGGGTAGCGTTGTCATGCCATTACAAGATCCCTTGCGCGTTGCCGAAGAATGGTCAATGGTTGATAATCTTTCGCAAGGTCGCGTTAGCCTTTCGTTTGCACCAGGTTGGCATCCGAATGATTTCGTTCTTTATCCAGAAAAGTACGCGCGCAAAAAAGAAATCATGTGGCGCGATATCCAAGTTGTGCAGCAGTTGTGGCAAGGAAACGCGATCGCCCGCACAGGTGGTAATGGCAAATATGTCAATATTCACACCTTTCCCAAGCCGATCCAATCTCGCCTTCCAATTTGGATTACGTCATTATCCGACGAAACATTTGTGGAAGCAGGTAAAATCGGTGCGAACATTCTCACCTCACCACTGTACCAAAGCCTCGACGAAATCTTAAACAAAGTATCGCTGTATCGGCGATCGCTCGCGCAACACGGTCGCGATCCGCAGCAGGGTAAAGTTGCATTGATGATTCATACATTTATTGGCAGCGATATTAATGTTGTCAAAGCAAAGGTGAAACAACCTTTTAAAAATTACTTGAAAACGCATTTCGACCTGGTTGTCAAATCGGCTGGCGACTTGCGATTTTCGATCGATCCGGAAACGCTGACGGCGCAAGATCTCGACGATCTACTCGAATTTAGCTTCGAGAGTTACTTTAACGGCAAAGTCTTGATGGGAACTCCTGAATATTGCCGCAAGATGATTGATAATCTGCAACACGCTGGCGTCGATGAAATTGCAGCGCTGATTGACTTCGGTGTCGATTTTGACTCAGTGATGGAAAGTCTTCAGGCATTGCAAAGTATCAAGCATCATTATGATTCAAGTTCGGCGGATTATGTAGCAGAGGGGCAGAGGAGCAGAGGAGCAGAGGAGCAGAGGAGCAGAGGAGCAGAGGAGCAGAGGGGCAGAGGAGCAGAGGGGCAGAGGGGCAGAGGAGCAGAGGAGCAGAGGGGCAGAGGAGCAGAGGAGAATAGGGAATTACAGATTACTATAGATGTCTCTTCATAG
- a CDS encoding non-ribosomal peptide synthetase translates to MNHSQRIAALSPEQQALLRLRLQQQSSQRLTIPKCNRHAPLAISFAQQRMWFQDQLSIKSAVSNNISIALKITGSLQVNALAQSLREILQRHESLRTTIQTVGGELTQVILPLDKWELPVHDLRLEREGDREQRLVTKQACTPFNLETDLLLRATLLQLADAEYVLLLTMHHIAVDAWSLGIFFRELSALYKAFSRNQPSPLTALPIQYADFAAWQRQSLQGSLLEDLAYWKQKLHNAPDLLQLPCDRPRPAVQSFAGKTLSFHISQSITTALKQLSQASGATLFMTLLAALQTLLFRYTNQDDILVGSPIANRHHPETENLIGCFINTLVLRTNLSGNPTFLELLQRVRETVLEALAHQTLPFEKLVDELQLARSLSYAPLFQVMLVLQNAFSIENIELPGLSVEHSRIDNHTAQFDLTFHLVESDSGLIGKLEYNTDLFDESTIVRLLEHFQILLTGIVTNPHQTLSALPLLTLAEQQQLRAWNQTTTPCSDRCIHELFTAQAEKTPDAIALISGDEQLTYRELNHRANQLARYLQKLGVKPESLVCLCVERSISTIVGLLGILKAGGAYLPLDPTYPQQRLEFILSDAPVSVLLTQESLATKLPKIAATVFLDTDWEKIALEDTTNVTPAVVNHNLAYVIYTSGSTGQPKGVMVEHRSLVNYTLAAVREYEICARDRILQFASISFDAAAEEIFPCLTQGATLILRTDTMLSAIAGFLKTCEDWQLTVLDLPTAFWHQMVTEMATQNLLLPDCVRLVIIGGEQAARDRFMLWQKHVDARVRLVNSYGPTEATIVTTTVDLSELASDNSALPIGKPVSNTKVYILDSSLQPTPIGVPGELYIGGLGVARGYHNRPDLTAQAFIADPFSEIPGARLYKTGDRARWRKDGNIEYLGRIDRQVKVRGFRIELGEIEALLAQHPDVRECIVVDREETTGNKQLVAYIVPACSTLTTLDLRRFLEKRLPKYMVPATFMLLDTLPLNSHGKIDRQALPIPDGVTVTAAFVAPRTDTEVAIAQIFREILNIPQVGIADDFFELGGHSLLATKLIAQLSRVFQVELSIVDLFESPTVAGLAERVVNQTKPHATDFFLVERSPQTPVPLSFSQQYLWHVHHASTTGAVLNSSIIIRIQDSLSPAVVERSLNEIVRRHEILRTVFSVVDGQPMQVVLPALHLPLVYADLEHLAPEVRESAAFDLAINVAQPAFDLSAPLMRTALYRLSACEHWLLVTMHHLITDGWSFHLLLQELHTLIQAFSGNLPSPLPEVSLQYADFALWQKQVYNENAIAQQLQYWQRKLVDEHIPQAQYNSSAIKSKQAKRYFTSISETLVDSVKALSRSLQVTSFVVLLAALKLALAVWSGRREVWIATTIGNRTVPETEGMLGCFINDVILRSQFLPEQTGSTVIKQLQADLNEAIAHKEVPLEWVIAQTRRSRPVNLMASITITASDAGIKRIPHWEIVQVQQGDDIPSELYDEDIPLELYVELSNTIKIGANYSIEQYTVTRIEQLFAIYQDILTKLTIPEIALSQLLPTNPSL, encoded by the coding sequence ATGAATCATTCGCAACGAATTGCGGCACTTTCTCCAGAACAGCAGGCATTACTTCGGCTGCGACTGCAACAACAATCCTCACAACGCTTAACAATACCAAAATGCAATCGACACGCGCCGCTTGCTATATCTTTTGCGCAGCAACGGATGTGGTTTCAAGACCAGTTGAGCATTAAAAGTGCAGTTTCTAATAATATCTCGATCGCTTTAAAAATCACAGGTTCGCTTCAGGTCAATGCTTTAGCGCAGAGTCTGCGGGAAATTCTTCAGCGTCATGAAAGTCTGCGGACTACCATCCAAACGGTTGGTGGAGAACTAACTCAGGTAATTTTACCTCTTGACAAATGGGAGTTACCTGTGCATGACTTGCGCTTAGAAAGAGAGGGCGATCGCGAACAACGATTAGTGACAAAACAGGCTTGCACTCCTTTTAATTTAGAAACCGATCTGTTGCTGCGCGCGACACTACTGCAACTCGCTGATGCAGAATACGTTTTACTATTAACAATGCATCACATCGCAGTCGATGCTTGGTCATTGGGGATCTTTTTTCGCGAACTGAGTGCGCTTTATAAGGCGTTTTCCCGCAATCAACCTTCCCCGCTAACAGCATTACCGATTCAATATGCTGATTTTGCAGCTTGGCAACGGCAATCTTTACAAGGTAGTCTTCTTGAAGACTTAGCGTACTGGAAGCAGAAACTACACAATGCTCCTGATTTATTGCAACTTCCGTGCGATCGCCCGCGCCCTGCGGTTCAATCTTTTGCTGGGAAAACTCTATCATTTCACATCTCGCAGTCTATAACCACAGCACTCAAGCAGCTATCGCAAGCCTCAGGTGCAACTTTATTTATGACGCTGCTAGCAGCCTTGCAAACTTTACTGTTTCGCTACACAAATCAAGACGATATTCTTGTCGGTTCGCCCATCGCAAATCGTCACCACCCTGAAACCGAGAACTTAATCGGGTGTTTCATCAATACTCTCGTGTTGCGGACGAACTTATCAGGAAATCCTACTTTTCTAGAATTACTTCAGCGCGTGCGAGAAACTGTACTGGAGGCTTTGGCGCACCAAACCTTACCTTTTGAAAAGTTAGTCGATGAATTACAACTAGCGCGTTCCTTAAGCTACGCCCCGTTATTTCAGGTGATGCTTGTTCTGCAAAATGCGTTTTCGATTGAGAATATCGAGTTACCAGGTTTGAGCGTCGAACATTCGCGCATTGATAATCACACAGCCCAGTTTGATTTAACTTTTCACCTTGTCGAGTCCGACTCTGGACTAATTGGCAAACTAGAGTACAACACCGATTTATTTGATGAATCGACGATTGTTCGTCTGCTAGAACATTTTCAAATTCTCCTGACAGGAATTGTCACTAATCCTCATCAAACGCTGTCTGCACTACCATTACTGACTTTGGCAGAACAACAGCAGTTACGCGCGTGGAATCAAACAACAACGCCTTGTTCTGATAGGTGTATTCACGAACTCTTCACCGCCCAAGCTGAGAAAACACCGGATGCGATCGCACTCATCAGTGGTGACGAACAACTTACCTACCGCGAACTCAATCACCGCGCGAATCAACTCGCCCGCTATCTGCAAAAATTGGGCGTTAAACCAGAATCTCTCGTATGTCTGTGCGTTGAGCGTTCAATTTCCACGATCGTGGGATTGTTAGGCATTCTCAAAGCTGGAGGCGCGTATCTTCCGCTCGATCCGACTTATCCACAGCAACGCCTGGAGTTTATTTTATCGGATGCTCCAGTGTCGGTGTTACTAACGCAGGAATCGCTGGCAACAAAACTGCCAAAAATTGCTGCAACGGTTTTTCTCGACACCGATTGGGAAAAAATTGCGTTAGAAGACACCACGAATGTCACGCCTGCGGTTGTCAACCATAACTTGGCTTATGTCATTTACACGTCAGGTTCCACCGGACAACCCAAAGGAGTGATGGTTGAACATCGATCGTTAGTAAACTACACCTTAGCAGCAGTTAGAGAATATGAAATCTGTGCCCGCGATCGCATTCTCCAATTTGCTTCAATTAGTTTTGATGCTGCGGCGGAAGAAATCTTTCCTTGTTTGACGCAAGGCGCAACGTTGATTTTGCGCACCGATACGATGCTAAGTGCGATCGCAGGTTTTTTGAAAACTTGTGAAGATTGGCAATTGACAGTTCTCGATCTACCGACTGCATTTTGGCATCAGATGGTGACAGAAATGGCAACCCAAAATTTGCTGTTACCCGATTGCGTGCGTCTTGTAATTATTGGTGGCGAACAAGCAGCGCGCGATCGCTTTATGCTTTGGCAAAAACACGTTGATGCGCGCGTTCGTCTTGTAAATAGCTATGGACCTACTGAAGCAACAATTGTAACGACAACAGTTGATTTATCCGAACTAGCAAGCGATAACTCTGCGCTACCTATTGGTAAACCTGTCAGTAATACAAAAGTCTATATTCTTGACTCGTCTCTACAGCCTACCCCGATTGGAGTTCCAGGAGAATTATACATTGGCGGACTTGGGGTCGCTAGAGGTTATCACAACCGACCTGATTTGACAGCACAAGCATTTATTGCCGATCCTTTTAGCGAAATTCCAGGTGCAAGACTATATAAAACTGGCGATCGCGCGCGTTGGCGCAAGGATGGAAATATTGAGTATTTAGGACGCATCGATCGTCAAGTGAAAGTACGCGGTTTCCGCATTGAACTCGGCGAAATTGAAGCTTTACTTGCTCAACATCCTGATGTCCGCGAATGCATCGTCGTCGATCGCGAAGAGACAACGGGGAATAAGCAGTTAGTCGCCTATATTGTTCCCGCATGCAGTACCTTGACTACGTTAGACCTACGGCGGTTTTTGGAAAAGCGATTGCCTAAGTATATGGTGCCTGCAACATTTATGTTGTTGGATACCTTACCGCTAAACTCTCATGGCAAAATAGACCGTCAAGCACTTCCTATTCCTGATGGTGTCACTGTAACCGCAGCGTTTGTTGCACCGCGTACAGACACTGAAGTTGCGATCGCTCAAATTTTTCGGGAGATTCTGAACATTCCGCAGGTAGGGATTGCAGATGATTTCTTTGAATTAGGAGGACATTCATTACTTGCAACAAAGCTAATTGCTCAGCTATCACGAGTTTTTCAGGTAGAATTATCAATTGTCGATCTTTTTGAGTCTCCCACCGTTGCCGGTTTAGCTGAGCGCGTTGTCAATCAAACCAAGCCTCACGCAACAGACTTCTTTCTAGTAGAGCGATCGCCACAAACACCCGTACCACTCTCGTTTTCGCAGCAGTACCTTTGGCACGTTCATCACGCCAGCACTACAGGTGCAGTACTCAATAGTTCAATTATCATCCGCATTCAAGACTCGCTTTCACCCGCAGTCGTAGAGCGAAGTTTGAATGAAATTGTACGACGTCACGAAATTTTGCGGACTGTTTTTAGTGTCGTTGACGGTCAACCAATGCAAGTTGTTTTACCCGCGCTGCATTTACCATTAGTCTATGCTGATCTAGAACATTTGGCTCCTGAAGTCCGCGAATCAGCAGCATTCGACTTAGCAATCAACGTTGCGCAACCTGCTTTTGATTTAAGCGCCCCTTTAATGCGAACGGCGTTGTATCGACTGAGTGCGTGCGAACACTGGTTATTGGTGACAATGCACCACCTCATTACCGATGGTTGGTCTTTTCATTTACTTTTACAAGAGTTACATACCCTAATTCAAGCCTTCTCTGGCAATTTACCTTCACCGCTTCCAGAAGTATCGCTGCAATACGCGGACTTTGCCTTGTGGCAAAAGCAAGTTTATAACGAAAATGCGATCGCACAGCAACTGCAATATTGGCAACGCAAATTAGTTGATGAGCATATACCTCAAGCTCAGTACAATTCTTCTGCGATCAAGAGTAAGCAGGCTAAACGCTATTTCACGTCTATTTCTGAAACACTCGTTGACTCAGTTAAGGCTTTGAGTCGTTCGCTGCAAGTGACAAGTTTTGTTGTTTTACTCGCCGCTTTAAAACTCGCTTTAGCAGTCTGGAGTGGAAGACGCGAGGTATGGATTGCGACAACGATCGGCAACCGTACTGTGCCCGAAACCGAAGGAATGCTAGGCTGCTTTATCAACGATGTGATTTTGCGATCGCAGTTTCTACCAGAACAAACAGGATCGACTGTCATCAAACAACTGCAAGCCGACCTCAACGAAGCGATTGCGCATAAAGAAGTACCGTTAGAATGGGTGATTGCTCAAACGCGGCGATCGCGCCCTGTTAACTTGATGGCAAGTATCACAATTACAGCTTCCGATGCAGGTATTAAACGCATCCCTCATTGGGAAATCGTGCAAGTGCAGCAAGGGGATGATATTCCTTCCGAACTTTATGACGAAGACATTCCCCTCGAACTTTATGTCGAACTATCGAACACAATAAAAATAGGAGCAAACTACAGCATTGAGCAATACACAGTAACACGCATTGAACAACTCTTTGCTATCTATCAAGATATCTTAACCAAGCTTACTATTCCTGAGATCGCGCTTTCACAATTACTTCCCACTAACCCTAGCTTATAA
- a CDS encoding efflux RND transporter permease subunit, with translation MFVELFIKRPVVSIVCAIIVVLVGAASIPNLPIAQYPEIAPPQVTVTANYIGASAEVVENTVTNILEQAVNGAEGVRYISSSSSNNGNSSINLTFETGRNIDLAAVDVQNRVATVQSQLPESVQRTGVRVLKQSTGFLMAVGLYSDNGQYTNTFLSNYADLYIVDALRRIQGVSDVQVFGERRYAMRLWVDPERLASRGLTMQDVVNALNEQNIQVGAGQLGQPPISDEQQYQLDLEARTQFNDVSQFEDLILRTEEDGSLVRFRDVGRVELGAQDYSTILRFQGIEATGLGISQLPGSNALEVATAVRAELEQLAQRFPPGMEYQIAFDTTTFVQQSLSEVVGTLIQAIALVVLIIFIFLQDWRTTLIPAITIPASLIGTFIFVQIFGFSINTLTLFGLTLATGMVVDDAIIVVENISRLIQEKGMNPRAAAIESMRELTSAVIATSLVLMAVFVPVAFFPGSTGALYRQFALTIAFSITVSTFLALTFTPSMSAKLLRQGQHPPRWLAWFFNRFNHVLDSAQRGYARSLRTLMRFRMIVLGVFVLSLGLTAWMFARVPSGFLPEEDQGYFITLVQAPEGVSLNYTSDVIARVEQELQQIPEITSSFAVAGFSFTGSSANNGIIFSSLRPWEERREPGQSVDAIIGQLFGRFATITEARILPLNPPAIQGLGTFGGFSFQLQDRRGVNDLNALVQAAGQIMAQANQTPGLQQVFTTFAASTPKLSIDVDRDTARALQVSVDDILNTLQTAIASQYVNDFTLGQRNYRVYVQADQQFRSTPDDISRLYVRSALGEMIPLSNLVTLTPETGAQTINHFNLFRSIEITGSPAPGYSSGDAIQAMEEIAANVLPPGLGYQWSGTSLEEIESGGQAPIIFGLGLVFVFLVLAAQYENFIDPFIIMLAVPLAILGALIAQSLRGLINDVYCQVGLVMLIGLASKNSILIVEFANQLRAEGLPLVKAAIEAARERLRPILMTAISTLVGIFPLVIATGAGAGSRQSLGTAVFGGMFVATFLSLFIIPVLYVIVVSLEESVRDRFGWSKSDAMDS, from the coding sequence ATGTTTGTCGAACTGTTCATCAAACGCCCAGTTGTCTCGATCGTCTGTGCCATCATCGTTGTCTTGGTGGGCGCGGCGAGTATTCCGAATTTGCCAATTGCCCAATATCCAGAAATTGCCCCGCCGCAGGTAACAGTCACAGCGAACTACATCGGAGCAAGTGCCGAAGTTGTTGAAAATACAGTAACAAACATTCTAGAGCAGGCAGTCAATGGTGCAGAAGGCGTACGCTACATTTCCTCATCGAGTAGTAACAACGGCAATAGCTCGATTAACCTCACGTTTGAAACTGGGCGCAATATCGATCTTGCGGCGGTAGACGTACAAAACCGCGTTGCAACCGTACAGTCTCAACTACCTGAAAGTGTCCAACGTACAGGAGTCAGGGTACTGAAGCAATCAACAGGCTTCTTGATGGCGGTCGGTCTGTATTCAGACAACGGTCAGTATACGAATACTTTCTTGAGTAACTATGCTGACCTTTATATTGTCGATGCCCTCCGACGCATTCAAGGCGTAAGTGACGTGCAAGTTTTTGGGGAACGCCGTTACGCCATGCGGTTGTGGGTCGATCCGGAACGGCTTGCAAGTCGGGGCTTAACAATGCAGGATGTCGTAAATGCACTCAATGAGCAAAATATCCAAGTGGGTGCAGGACAACTCGGACAACCACCGATTTCTGACGAACAACAGTATCAATTAGATTTAGAAGCACGCACGCAGTTTAACGATGTTTCGCAGTTCGAGGATTTGATTTTGCGAACTGAAGAAGATGGTTCACTCGTGCGATTTCGCGATGTGGGGCGCGTTGAGCTCGGCGCACAAGACTATAGTACTATTCTCCGATTTCAGGGAATTGAAGCAACGGGTTTGGGAATCTCGCAACTTCCTGGAAGTAATGCACTCGAAGTTGCTACAGCGGTGAGAGCAGAATTAGAACAACTTGCGCAGCGATTTCCCCCAGGGATGGAGTACCAAATTGCGTTTGATACAACGACATTTGTGCAGCAATCCCTGAGTGAAGTTGTGGGAACTTTGATTCAGGCGATCGCGCTTGTTGTCTTAATCATTTTCATCTTTCTGCAAGACTGGCGGACTACGCTGATTCCAGCAATCACAATTCCCGCTTCGCTAATTGGTACGTTTATCTTTGTGCAGATTTTTGGGTTTTCGATTAATACCTTAACGCTGTTCGGGTTAACGCTTGCCACAGGAATGGTCGTCGATGACGCTATTATCGTTGTTGAAAATATTTCCCGCCTGATTCAAGAGAAGGGAATGAACCCGCGCGCCGCCGCGATTGAGTCGATGCGCGAGTTAACAAGTGCCGTTATTGCAACCTCACTAGTATTAATGGCGGTGTTTGTACCTGTGGCGTTTTTCCCTGGTTCTACAGGCGCGCTGTATCGTCAATTTGCGCTAACAATTGCGTTTTCCATCACTGTATCAACCTTTCTCGCACTGACATTTACACCCTCGATGTCGGCAAAATTATTGCGCCAAGGGCAACATCCTCCACGCTGGCTAGCATGGTTTTTCAATCGCTTCAATCATGTTTTGGATAGTGCGCAACGGGGTTATGCGCGATCGCTACGCACGTTGATGCGCTTTAGAATGATTGTGCTGGGTGTGTTTGTCTTATCCTTAGGCTTGACCGCGTGGATGTTTGCGCGCGTTCCGTCTGGTTTTTTACCAGAGGAAGACCAAGGCTACTTTATTACGCTTGTGCAAGCACCAGAAGGCGTTTCGCTCAACTACACGAGCGATGTAATTGCGCGCGTTGAACAAGAACTCCAGCAAATTCCTGAAATTACATCTAGCTTTGCCGTTGCCGGATTTAGCTTTACTGGTAGTAGTGCCAATAACGGTATTATATTTTCTAGTCTTAGACCTTGGGAAGAACGCCGCGAACCTGGACAATCAGTCGATGCAATTATTGGTCAACTGTTTGGTCGATTTGCCACAATTACCGAAGCGAGAATTTTACCACTGAATCCCCCAGCAATTCAAGGTTTGGGAACCTTTGGTGGATTCAGCTTTCAGTTGCAAGATCGCCGTGGCGTGAATGACCTTAACGCACTCGTACAAGCTGCTGGACAAATCATGGCGCAAGCGAATCAAACTCCAGGTTTGCAGCAAGTATTTACAACTTTCGCCGCGAGTACGCCTAAGTTATCGATTGATGTTGACCGCGATACTGCTAGAGCACTGCAAGTTTCGGTTGATGATATTTTAAATACATTACAAACTGCGATCGCCTCGCAATACGTCAACGACTTTACCTTGGGACAGCGCAACTATCGAGTCTACGTACAAGCAGATCAGCAATTTCGTTCAACTCCGGATGATATTAGTCGCTTGTACGTGCGGTCGGCGTTGGGAGAAATGATTCCCCTGAGTAATCTTGTGACGCTGACACCCGAAACTGGTGCCCAAACGATTAATCACTTTAATCTATTTCGCTCAATTGAAATTACAGGTTCACCCGCACCAGGATATAGTTCAGGAGATGCGATTCAAGCAATGGAAGAGATTGCAGCGAACGTCTTACCACCTGGATTAGGCTATCAATGGTCAGGAACTTCGTTGGAAGAAATCGAATCTGGCGGACAAGCACCGATTATCTTTGGTTTAGGTTTAGTCTTTGTCTTCCTAGTCTTAGCAGCGCAGTACGAAAACTTTATTGACCCCTTTATTATCATGCTGGCAGTGCCACTCGCGATTCTGGGTGCGTTAATTGCCCAGTCCTTGCGCGGGTTGATTAATGACGTGTACTGTCAGGTGGGGTTAGTGATGTTAATTGGTTTAGCAAGTAAAAACTCGATTTTGATCGTTGAGTTTGCTAACCAACTACGCGCTGAAGGATTACCACTAGTCAAAGCTGCAATTGAAGCTGCACGAGAACGCTTGCGCCCCATCTTAATGACAGCGATTTCTACCTTAGTTGGTATCTTTCCTCTAGTTATAGCGACAGGTGCGGGGGCTGGTAGTCGTCAATCGTTAGGAACTGCGGTTTTTGGGGGAATGTTCGTAGCAACGTTTTTGTCGTTGTTTATCATTCCTGTACTCTACGTTATCGTTGTTTCACTTGAGGAAAGCGTGCGCGATCGCTTCGGTTGGTCTAAATCTGACGCGATGGATAGTTAA
- a CDS encoding efflux RND transporter periplasmic adaptor subunit: MAQSNSDYPETSEQTPSKTPRRTKSARSRAKRRNRWIAIISAIVLLTGVGFGWRWWVSSRNGAQNSAAGQPQGIPVRLETLETTTVENTTDFLGSLESQRAVVLRPEVTGRVSRILVSPGDRVSAGTPLVQLRPDQQQANLASVQASVNSARAIRANAQSQIEALEAERIAQQAEVDLQNEEFQRISVLVNQGALPRQQLDTVVRDRRTAQANLNAINRRIQAARASLQEAEAGLQQAQANAQRATAELQETTITAPFSGIVGDIPVRLGDVVTSSDTLTTVTQNNPLELRLSIPLERSPDLRQGQQVELIDTQGETITTGQISFIAPQVETNAQSILAKATFNNPEGRLRSGQFVRARVIWSEEPGILIPTTAITRLAGEPFVFVAETPQPEGNAPAAPEGTSTPNLIARQRPVKLGNLQGNSYQVLSGVEPGEQVVVSGTLNLMDGAPIIPTTAMSQPVGANTP, translated from the coding sequence ATGGCGCAATCTAATTCCGATTACCCAGAAACATCTGAGCAAACTCCTTCAAAGACACCTCGCAGAACAAAATCGGCTCGGTCGAGAGCGAAGCGTCGTAATCGCTGGATTGCAATTATTAGTGCGATTGTTTTGTTAACTGGCGTAGGGTTTGGTTGGCGATGGTGGGTGAGTAGTCGCAACGGTGCTCAAAATTCCGCCGCCGGACAACCGCAGGGAATTCCAGTCAGGCTAGAAACGTTGGAAACAACAACAGTAGAAAACACTACAGACTTTCTTGGTTCCCTCGAATCGCAACGCGCAGTTGTCCTGCGTCCTGAAGTGACAGGGCGAGTTAGTCGCATACTTGTCTCGCCTGGCGATCGCGTAAGTGCAGGAACACCACTCGTTCAATTGCGCCCCGATCAACAGCAAGCAAACCTCGCAAGCGTCCAAGCAAGCGTTAATTCAGCCCGCGCGATTCGTGCCAACGCGCAGTCACAAATTGAAGCATTAGAAGCCGAACGCATTGCTCAACAGGCAGAAGTTGACCTGCAAAACGAAGAATTTCAGCGAATTTCAGTTCTCGTCAATCAAGGCGCGCTACCAAGACAGCAATTAGATACTGTGGTGCGCGATCGCCGCACAGCACAAGCAAACCTCAACGCGATCAATCGTCGCATTCAAGCAGCACGCGCAAGCTTGCAAGAAGCCGAGGCGGGATTACAGCAGGCACAAGCAAATGCTCAACGCGCCACCGCCGAACTTCAAGAAACGACAATCACAGCACCGTTTAGCGGTATTGTTGGCGATATTCCAGTCCGGCTTGGCGATGTTGTAACAAGCAGTGATACACTCACAACAGTCACTCAAAATAATCCGTTAGAACTGCGGCTATCAATTCCTTTAGAACGCTCGCCAGACTTACGCCAAGGTCAACAAGTAGAATTAATTGACACGCAGGGAGAGACAATTACTACAGGACAAATCAGTTTTATTGCACCGCAAGTAGAAACCAACGCGCAAAGCATTCTAGCAAAGGCAACGTTCAATAATCCAGAAGGACGACTGAGAAGCGGTCAGTTTGTTCGTGCTAGGGTAATTTGGTCGGAAGAACCAGGAATTTTGATTCCCACAACAGCAATCACTCGCTTAGCTGGAGAACCTTTTGTCTTTGTTGCCGAAACTCCACAACCCGAAGGAAATGCACCAGCTGCACCGGAAGGCACTTCCACACCAAACCTGATCGCCCGACAGCGCCCCGTGAAGCTCGGTAATCTGCAAGGTAACAGTTATCAAGTTCTTTCGGGTGTAGAACCAGGAGAGCAAGTTGTGGTTTCCGGAACTCTCAATCTGATGGATGGTGCGCCCATCATACCAACTACCGCAATGTCTCAACCTGTAGGAGCCAATACACCATAG
- a CDS encoding TetR/AcrR family transcriptional regulator yields the protein MISQTTKSLPGRPRSIEVHQAILQATLDLLAEVGYQGLSIEAIAARAGVGKATIYRRYGSKEELIAEAIASNRPQLIIPDTGSLWTDLEEVHKQAAELDLSPLGRQTIAMIISLASTVPQFAEIYWKKYAVPRRKAASIIFKRAQARGEMSPDVDPDLICDLMMGLLFKSILFQPETEEIESYMRRALDFLLQGVTSKSL from the coding sequence ATGATCAGTCAGACAACAAAAAGCTTACCAGGAAGACCCCGAAGTATTGAAGTTCATCAAGCAATTTTGCAAGCGACGCTCGATTTATTGGCAGAAGTCGGATATCAAGGCTTAAGTATTGAAGCGATCGCCGCGCGTGCTGGTGTGGGAAAAGCAACAATTTATCGTCGTTACGGTTCTAAAGAAGAGTTAATCGCCGAAGCGATTGCAAGCAATCGACCACAACTCATCATACCAGATACAGGAAGTCTTTGGACTGATTTAGAAGAAGTACACAAACAAGCTGCGGAACTTGACCTTTCACCCCTCGGTCGGCAAACGATTGCGATGATCATCAGTTTGGCATCCACAGTGCCACAGTTTGCTGAGATTTATTGGAAAAAATACGCTGTACCTCGCCGAAAAGCCGCTTCGATTATCTTTAAACGCGCTCAAGCAAGAGGTGAAATGTCTCCAGATGTCGATCCTGATTTAATTTGTGACTTGATGATGGGCTTGTTATTTAAGTCAATTCTTTTCCAGCCTGAAACTGAAGAAATTGAAAGTTACATGCGTCGTGCTTTAGATTTTCTTCTTCAAGGTGTCACCTCAAAGTCGTTATAA